In Acidimicrobiales bacterium, a genomic segment contains:
- a CDS encoding TetR/AcrR family transcriptional regulator gives MAVPSRPPNRGSRLPRERRREQLLDVTAELVLRGGVEAVTMEGVAAAAGVSKGLGYAYFANRAELLQALLDRERAGLQARVAAALETATTFEDRIRATTAGWFDTVEEHGALLGALLQAIRVDGLQATRDAYYRQIEDFYGGLAAEEFGIPQEEAVTAAAIFISGLNGVVDRWTVAGRPRAEVEETYITAVMGAVRALAEAHAPARR, from the coding sequence ATGGCCGTCCCCAGCCGCCCCCCCAACCGGGGGTCCCGCCTCCCACGGGAGCGGCGCCGGGAGCAGCTGCTCGACGTGACGGCCGAGCTCGTGCTCCGAGGCGGTGTCGAGGCCGTCACCATGGAAGGCGTCGCCGCCGCTGCCGGCGTGAGCAAGGGACTCGGCTACGCCTACTTCGCCAACCGGGCGGAGCTGCTCCAGGCTCTGCTCGACCGGGAGCGCGCTGGGCTGCAGGCCCGGGTGGCCGCCGCCCTCGAGACCGCCACCACCTTCGAGGACCGGATCCGTGCCACCACGGCGGGGTGGTTCGACACCGTGGAGGAGCACGGCGCGCTGCTGGGTGCACTGCTCCAGGCCATCCGCGTCGACGGCCTGCAGGCGACCCGCGACGCCTACTACCGCCAGATCGAGGACTTCTACGGGGGGCTGGCAGCAGAGGAGTTCGGGATCCCGCAAGAGGAGGCCGTGACCGCGGCCGCCATCTTCATCAGCGGCCTCAACGGCGTCGTCGACCGCTGGACCGTCGCCGGGCGCCCGCGCGCCGAGGTCGAGGAGACCTACATCACCGCCGTCATGGGCGCGGTGCGGGCCCTGGCCGAGGCGCACGCGCCGGCCCGGCGCTGA
- a CDS encoding acyl-CoA dehydrogenase family protein produces MSTGVRSSRAEVDYGPSARAVAAEARAWLEEHAHEATSHVETRGVAPKGAWTQRLREARWLCLGWPPEVGGRGLSGLEAAAVDAEFTRAGVARPTLGMGESLVGPAIIVHGTEEQKAHFLPRILDGTDRYCQGFSEPDAGSDLANVQTRGVVDGDEVVITGQKVWTSWYWDATMIFTLCRTNPDAAKHDGISYVLVPLDRGDDGRPRNGIELRPLRQIGGEAHFAETFLDGARAPLFNVIGGLDNGWRVSKTTLGNERGGSAATQHVRFEIMVRKLIEEARRRGRAGDPVLRQRLATMHTRVQLIRYGGLRTLASLIDTGDPGPAASTNKMLWSELHRDLAELALEVLGADATVVGEGYKLDRWQADFFGSRASTIWGGTAEIQRNIVGERVLGLPREPGLS; encoded by the coding sequence GTGAGCACCGGCGTGCGGTCCTCTCGGGCCGAGGTCGACTACGGACCGTCCGCCCGGGCCGTCGCCGCCGAGGCGCGGGCATGGCTCGAGGAGCACGCCCACGAGGCGACGAGCCACGTCGAGACGCGGGGGGTCGCGCCGAAGGGAGCCTGGACCCAGCGTCTCCGCGAGGCACGCTGGCTGTGCCTGGGTTGGCCCCCCGAGGTCGGCGGGCGCGGCCTCTCGGGGCTCGAGGCCGCCGCCGTCGACGCCGAGTTCACCCGAGCGGGCGTGGCCCGGCCGACCCTGGGCATGGGGGAGAGCCTGGTCGGTCCGGCGATCATCGTCCACGGCACCGAGGAGCAGAAGGCCCACTTCCTCCCCCGGATCCTCGACGGCACCGACCGCTACTGCCAGGGGTTCTCGGAACCCGACGCCGGCTCCGACCTCGCCAACGTGCAGACCCGCGGGGTCGTCGACGGCGACGAGGTCGTCATCACCGGTCAGAAGGTGTGGACCAGCTGGTACTGGGACGCCACCATGATCTTCACCCTCTGCCGCACCAACCCCGATGCCGCCAAGCACGACGGGATCTCCTACGTCCTCGTGCCGCTCGACCGCGGCGACGACGGCCGGCCCCGGAACGGGATCGAGCTGCGACCGCTCCGCCAGATCGGCGGGGAGGCGCACTTCGCCGAGACGTTCCTCGACGGAGCGCGGGCGCCGCTGTTCAACGTCATCGGCGGCCTCGACAACGGCTGGCGCGTCTCCAAGACGACCCTCGGCAACGAGCGCGGCGGCTCGGCAGCCACCCAGCACGTCCGCTTCGAGATCATGGTCCGCAAGCTGATCGAGGAGGCCCGCCGGCGGGGTCGGGCCGGCGACCCGGTGCTGCGCCAGCGCCTCGCGACGATGCACACCCGGGTGCAGCTCATCCGCTACGGCGGCCTCCGCACGCTGGCGTCGCTGATCGACACCGGCGACCCCGGTCCGGCGGCGTCGACCAACAAGATGCTGTGGTCGGAGCTCCACCGTGACCTCGCCGAGCTGGCCCTCGAGGTCCTCGGCGCCGACGCCACCGTGGTCGGCGAGGGCTACAAGCTGGACCGCTGGCAGGCCGACTTCTTCGGCAGTCGCGCGTCCACCATCTGGGGCGGCACCGCTGAGATCCAGCGCAACATCGTCGGCGAACGGGTCCTCGGCCTGCCCCGCGAGCCCGGCCTGAGCTGA
- a CDS encoding enoyl-CoA hydratase-related protein has product MADFTQIKVERDGPVAVVTLDRPKQMNAWTWTMSAELGRAFGELDADDSCRAIVVTGAGRAFCAGADLGGGEGTFSGGSKAIGTRDDAADARRSTPVHQLRTPVIAAINGAAVGAGLTMTVEWDLRVAGDDVKLGFVFNRRGVMPDADLLWLVPRLIGASRAMDLLLTGRIFRGREAAEMGLVNRSVPDDQVLNTAMELARDIAVNTAPVSAALTKRVLWEFLTVSERGPAARRQMAMFGWTGRQADAKEGVMAFLEKRDPEWKLSKTTDYPDDL; this is encoded by the coding sequence ATGGCCGACTTCACCCAGATCAAGGTCGAGCGCGACGGGCCGGTAGCGGTCGTGACGCTCGACCGTCCGAAGCAGATGAACGCGTGGACGTGGACGATGTCCGCCGAGCTGGGCCGGGCGTTCGGCGAGCTCGACGCCGACGACTCGTGCCGGGCCATCGTGGTCACCGGAGCCGGGCGAGCCTTCTGCGCCGGGGCCGACCTGGGCGGCGGTGAGGGCACGTTCTCCGGGGGGTCCAAGGCCATCGGGACGCGCGATGATGCCGCCGACGCCCGTCGCTCCACGCCGGTCCACCAGCTGCGCACCCCGGTCATCGCCGCCATCAACGGCGCTGCCGTCGGTGCCGGGCTCACCATGACCGTCGAGTGGGACCTGCGGGTGGCGGGCGACGACGTGAAGCTGGGCTTCGTGTTCAACCGGCGGGGCGTGATGCCCGATGCCGACCTCCTGTGGCTCGTCCCCCGCCTCATCGGGGCGTCGAGGGCCATGGACCTCCTCCTCACCGGTCGCATCTTCCGTGGGCGGGAGGCCGCCGAGATGGGGCTGGTGAACCGGTCGGTTCCCGACGACCAGGTCCTCAACACCGCCATGGAGCTCGCCCGCGACATCGCGGTGAACACCGCTCCCGTCTCCGCCGCCCTCACCAAGCGCGTGCTCTGGGAGTTCCTCACGGTCTCGGAGCGAGGGCCGGCGGCCAGGCGCCAGATGGCCATGTTCGGGTGGACCGGGCGTCAGGCGGACGCCAAGGAAGGCGTGATGGCCTTCCTCGAGAAGCGCGACCCCGAGTGGAAGCTGTCCAAGACCACCGACTACCCCGACGACCTGTGA